A window of Cygnus atratus isolate AKBS03 ecotype Queensland, Australia chromosome 24, CAtr_DNAZoo_HiC_assembly, whole genome shotgun sequence contains these coding sequences:
- the SIKE1 gene encoding suppressor of IKBKE 1 isoform X1 yields the protein MTCTIEKILTDAKTLLERLKEHDTAAESLIDQSAVLHQRVAAMREAGAAPAEKVSAAGGAAGPTAAARPGRGAPADRADASRLRPHALLSQENTQIRDLRRENRALWISLEEHQDALELIMSKYRKQMLQLMQGRKGEDAEPVLKVHQANSVEIESQIDRICEMGEVMRKAIQVDDDQFFKVREKLAQLELENKELRELLSISKESFEVGREDLPDSEA from the exons ATGACCTGCACCATCGAGAAGATCCTCACGGACGCCAAGACGCTGCTGGAGCGGCTGAAGGAGCACGACACCGCGGCCGAGTCGCTCATCGACCAGTCCGCCGTGCTGCACCAGCGCGTGGCCGCCATGAGGGAGGCGGGCGCGGCGCCGGCCGAGAAGGTGAGCGCGGCCGGCGGGGCGGCAGGACCCACAGCGGCGGctcggccgggccggggcgctCCGGCGGATCGGGCGGACGCGTCCCGGCTGCGGCCACACGCGCTCCTGTCCCAGGAGAACACGCAGATCCGCGACCTGCGCCGGGAGAACCGGG CGCTGTGGATCTCGCTGGAGGAGCACCAAGACGCGTTAGAGCTCATCATGagcaaatacagaaagcagatgTTACAGTTAATGCAAGGGAGAAAAGGCGAAGATGCAGAACCGGTCTTGAAAGTTCATCAGGCTAATTCTGTG GAAATTGAAAGTCAGATAGATAGAATATGTGAGATGGGAGAAGTGATGAGAAAAGCTATACAAGTCGATGATGATCAGTTCTTTAAAGTTCGGGAGAAGCTGGCTCAGCTGGAG CTTGAAAACAAAGAGCTGCGCGAACTATTGTCAATCAGCAAAGAATCTTTTGAGGTGGGGAGAGAAGATCTGCCTGACAGTGAAGCTTAG
- the SIKE1 gene encoding suppressor of IKBKE 1 isoform X2: MTCTIEKILTDAKTLLERLKEHDTAAESLIDQSAVLHQRVAAMREAGAAPAEKVSAAGGAAGPTAAARPGRGAPADRADASRLRPHALLSQENTQIRDLRRENRALWISLEEHQDALELIMSKYRKQMLQLMQGRKGEDAEPVLKVHQANSVEIESQIDRICEMGEVMRKAIQVDDDQFFKVREKLAQLEQKY, encoded by the exons ATGACCTGCACCATCGAGAAGATCCTCACGGACGCCAAGACGCTGCTGGAGCGGCTGAAGGAGCACGACACCGCGGCCGAGTCGCTCATCGACCAGTCCGCCGTGCTGCACCAGCGCGTGGCCGCCATGAGGGAGGCGGGCGCGGCGCCGGCCGAGAAGGTGAGCGCGGCCGGCGGGGCGGCAGGACCCACAGCGGCGGctcggccgggccggggcgctCCGGCGGATCGGGCGGACGCGTCCCGGCTGCGGCCACACGCGCTCCTGTCCCAGGAGAACACGCAGATCCGCGACCTGCGCCGGGAGAACCGGG CGCTGTGGATCTCGCTGGAGGAGCACCAAGACGCGTTAGAGCTCATCATGagcaaatacagaaagcagatgTTACAGTTAATGCAAGGGAGAAAAGGCGAAGATGCAGAACCGGTCTTGAAAGTTCATCAGGCTAATTCTGTG GAAATTGAAAGTCAGATAGATAGAATATGTGAGATGGGAGAAGTGATGAGAAAAGCTATACAAGTCGATGATGATCAGTTCTTTAAAGTTCGGGAGAAGCTGGCTCAGCTGGAG caaaaatattga
- the CSDE1 gene encoding cold shock domain-containing protein E1 isoform X1 — translation MDMSFDPNLLHNNGHNGYPNGTSAALRETGVIEKLLTSYGFIQCSERQARLFFHCSQYNGNLQELKVGDDVEFEVSSDRRTGKPIAVKLVKIKPEILPEERINGQVVCAVPHNLESKSPAAPGQSPTGSVCYERNGEVFYLTYTPEDVEGNIQLETGDKINFVIDTNKHTGAVSARNIMLLKKKQARCQGVVCAMKEAFGFIERGDVVKEIFFHYSEFKGDLEALQPGDDVEFTIKDRNGKEVATDVRLLPQGTVIFEDISIEHFEGTVTKVIPKVPSKNQNDPLPGRIKVDFVIPKELPFGDKDTKSKVTLLESDHVRFNISTDRRDKLERATNIEVLPNTFQFTNETREMGVIAAMRDGFGFIKCVDRDARMFFHFSEIMDGNQLHISDEVEFTVVPDMLSAQRNHAIRIKKLPKGTVSFHTQSDHRFVGTIDKEATPAKATSPNKGKEKEAEDGIIVYDDCGVKLTIPYQAKDVEGSANPQIGDKVEFSVCEVKRTGLQTAVSVRMLGRNYSSKRLLGYVAALKDNFGFIETANHDKEIFFHYSEYCGDIDSLELGDTVEYSLSKGKGNKVSAEKVNKTHAVNGITEEADPTVYSGKVIRPLRSVDPTQTEYQGMIEVMEDGEMKGEFYPFGIVGMANKGDCLQKGETVKFQLCVLGQNGQTMAVNITPFRRATVECVKDQFGFINYEVGDSKKLFFHVKEVQDGVELQAGDEVEFSVILNQRTGKCSACNVWRVCEGAKAVAAPRPDRLVNRLKSINLDDANAPRLTVLRQPRGPDNSKGFGAERKIRQAGVID, via the exons ATGGAT ATGAGCTTTGATCCAAACCTTCTCCACAACAATGGACACAACGGGTACCCCAATGGTACTTCGGCAGCACTGCGTGAGACTGGGGTTATAGAAAAACTGCTGACCTCTTACGGATTCATTCAGTGTTCAGAACGGCAAGCTAGACTGTTCTTCCACTGTTCACAATATAATGGCAACTTACAGGAGCTCAAAGTAGGAG ATGATGTTGAATTTGAGGTGTCTTCTGATCGCCGAACTGGAAAACCCATTGCTGTTAAATTGGTGAAGATCAAACCAGAAATATTACCTGAAGAGCGAATAAATGGACAA GTTGTGTGTGCTGTTCCTCACAATTTAGAGAGTAAATCTCCAGCTGCCCCGGGTCAGAGTCCAACAGGGAGTGTATGCTACGAACGTAATGGG GAAGTGTTTTACCTGACTTACACCCCGGAGGACGTTGAAGGAAATATTCAGCTGGAAACAGGagataaaataaactttgtaaTTGATACAAATAAACA TACTGGTGCTGTAAGTGCTCGTAACATtatgctattaaaaaagaaacaagcccGCTGTCAAGGAGTAGTCTGTGCCATGAAA GAAGCCTTTGGATTTATTGAGAGGGGTGATGTCGTGAAGGAGATATTTTTTCACTATAGTGAATTTAAAGGTGACCTAGAAGCCTTACAGCCTGGTGATGATGTGGAGTTTACaatcaaagacagaaat GGTAAAGAAGTTGCAACAGATGTAAGACTGCTGCCTCAAGGAACTGTTATTTTTGAAGATATCAGCATTGAACACTTTGAAGGAACTGTAACCAAAGTAATTCCAAAAGTACCCAGCAAAAATCAG AATGATCCGTTACCTGGCCGCATCAAAGTTGACTTTGTGATTCCTAAAGAACTTCCATTTGGAGACAAAGATACAAAATCCAAGGTGACTTTGCTGGAAAGTGACCACGTTCGATTCAATATTTCAACAGACAGACGTGACAAACTGGAACGAGCCACCAATATAGAGGTTCTCCCAAATACTTTCCAGTTTACTAATGAAACTAGGGAAATG GGTGTGATTGCAGCAATGAGAGATGGCTTTGGCTTCATTAAATGTGTTGACAGGGATGCTCGTATGTTCTTtcacttcagtgaaattatGGATGGAAACCAACTCCATATTTCTGATGAAGTAGAGTTTACTGTGGTTCCT GATATGCTGTCTGCCCAAAGAAATCATGCTATTAGGATTAAAAAACTTCCGAAGGGCACGGTTTCTTTCCACACCCAGTCAGATCACCGTTTTGTGGGCACTATAGACAAAGAAGCCACTCCAGCTAAAGCCACTAGCCCAAATAAAGGCAAAGAGAAG GAAGCTGAGGATGGAATAATTGTTTATGATGACTGTGGAGTAAAACTGACCATTCCTTACCAGGCCAAGGACGTGGAAGGATCTGCTAATCCCCAGATTGGAGATAAG GTTGAGTTCAGTGTTTGTGAAGTGAAGAGAACTGGTCTGCAAACAGCTGTTTCTGTCAGAATGCTTGGACGCAATTATAGTTCCAAGAGGCTTTTGGGATATGTGGCAGCCCTGAAAGATAACTTTGGATTTATTGAAACAGCTAATCATGATAAGGAGATCTTCTTCCACTACAG TGAGTACTGTGGTGATATTGATAGCCTGGAACTTGGAGACACAGTTGAATACAGTTTGTCAAAaggcaaaggaaacaaagtcaGTGCAGAAAAGGTGAACAAAACACATGCAG tgaatggTATCACTGAAGAAGCTGATCCAACTGTTTACTCTGGTAAAGTAATTCGTCCTTTGCGGAGTGTAGATCCCACACAAACTGAATACCAGGGCATGATTGAAGTCATGGAAGATG GTGAGATGAAAGGGGAGTTCTATCCATTTGGAATTGTTGGAATGGCAAACAAAGGTGACTGTCTGCAAAAGGGAGAGACAGTTAAGTTCCAGCTGTGTGTGCTTGGCCAAAATGGGCAGACAATGGCTGTCAACATCACACCATTCCGCAGAGCCACAGTGGAATGTGTGAAAGATCAG TTTGGTTTCATTAACTATGAAGTGGGTGACAGCAAAAAGCTCTTCTTCCATGTCAAAGAAGTTCAGGATGGTGTGGAACTGCAGGCTGGGGATGAAGTGGAGTTCTCAGTAATCCTGAACCAGCGCACAGGGAAATGCAGTGCCTGTAATGTGTGGCGTGTCTG TGAAGGCGCTAAGGCTGTTGCTGCTCCACGACCTGATAGACTTGTTAATCGTTTAAAGAGCATTAATCTGGATGATGCCAATGCTCCTCGTCTAACAGTTCTTCGTCAGCCCAGGGGACCGGATAACTCAAAG ggATTTGGTGCAGAGAGAAAGATCCGTCAAGCTGGTGTTATAGACTGA
- the CSDE1 gene encoding cold shock domain-containing protein E1 isoform X3 — MSFDPNLLHNNGHNGYPNGTSAALRETGVIEKLLTSYGFIQCSERQARLFFHCSQYNGNLQELKVGDDVEFEVSSDRRTGKPIAVKLVKIKPEILPEERINGQEVFYLTYTPEDVEGNIQLETGDKINFVIDTNKHTGAVSARNIMLLKKKQARCQGVVCAMKEAFGFIERGDVVKEIFFHYSEFKGDLEALQPGDDVEFTIKDRNGKEVATDVRLLPQGTVIFEDISIEHFEGTVTKVIPKVPSKNQNDPLPGRIKVDFVIPKELPFGDKDTKSKVTLLESDHVRFNISTDRRDKLERATNIEVLPNTFQFTNETREMGVIAAMRDGFGFIKCVDRDARMFFHFSEIMDGNQLHISDEVEFTVVPDMLSAQRNHAIRIKKLPKGTVSFHTQSDHRFVGTIDKEATPAKATSPNKGKEKEAEDGIIVYDDCGVKLTIPYQAKDVEGSANPQIGDKVEFSVCEVKRTGLQTAVSVRMLGRNYSSKRLLGYVAALKDNFGFIETANHDKEIFFHYSEYCGDIDSLELGDTVEYSLSKGKGNKVSAEKVNKTHAVNGITEEADPTVYSGKVIRPLRSVDPTQTEYQGMIEVMEDGEMKGEFYPFGIVGMANKGDCLQKGETVKFQLCVLGQNGQTMAVNITPFRRATVECVKDQFGFINYEVGDSKKLFFHVKEVQDGVELQAGDEVEFSVILNQRTGKCSACNVWRVCEGAKAVAAPRPDRLVNRLKSINLDDANAPRLTVLRQPRGPDNSKGFGAERKIRQAGVID; from the exons ATGAGCTTTGATCCAAACCTTCTCCACAACAATGGACACAACGGGTACCCCAATGGTACTTCGGCAGCACTGCGTGAGACTGGGGTTATAGAAAAACTGCTGACCTCTTACGGATTCATTCAGTGTTCAGAACGGCAAGCTAGACTGTTCTTCCACTGTTCACAATATAATGGCAACTTACAGGAGCTCAAAGTAGGAG ATGATGTTGAATTTGAGGTGTCTTCTGATCGCCGAACTGGAAAACCCATTGCTGTTAAATTGGTGAAGATCAAACCAGAAATATTACCTGAAGAGCGAATAAATGGACAA GAAGTGTTTTACCTGACTTACACCCCGGAGGACGTTGAAGGAAATATTCAGCTGGAAACAGGagataaaataaactttgtaaTTGATACAAATAAACA TACTGGTGCTGTAAGTGCTCGTAACATtatgctattaaaaaagaaacaagcccGCTGTCAAGGAGTAGTCTGTGCCATGAAA GAAGCCTTTGGATTTATTGAGAGGGGTGATGTCGTGAAGGAGATATTTTTTCACTATAGTGAATTTAAAGGTGACCTAGAAGCCTTACAGCCTGGTGATGATGTGGAGTTTACaatcaaagacagaaat GGTAAAGAAGTTGCAACAGATGTAAGACTGCTGCCTCAAGGAACTGTTATTTTTGAAGATATCAGCATTGAACACTTTGAAGGAACTGTAACCAAAGTAATTCCAAAAGTACCCAGCAAAAATCAG AATGATCCGTTACCTGGCCGCATCAAAGTTGACTTTGTGATTCCTAAAGAACTTCCATTTGGAGACAAAGATACAAAATCCAAGGTGACTTTGCTGGAAAGTGACCACGTTCGATTCAATATTTCAACAGACAGACGTGACAAACTGGAACGAGCCACCAATATAGAGGTTCTCCCAAATACTTTCCAGTTTACTAATGAAACTAGGGAAATG GGTGTGATTGCAGCAATGAGAGATGGCTTTGGCTTCATTAAATGTGTTGACAGGGATGCTCGTATGTTCTTtcacttcagtgaaattatGGATGGAAACCAACTCCATATTTCTGATGAAGTAGAGTTTACTGTGGTTCCT GATATGCTGTCTGCCCAAAGAAATCATGCTATTAGGATTAAAAAACTTCCGAAGGGCACGGTTTCTTTCCACACCCAGTCAGATCACCGTTTTGTGGGCACTATAGACAAAGAAGCCACTCCAGCTAAAGCCACTAGCCCAAATAAAGGCAAAGAGAAG GAAGCTGAGGATGGAATAATTGTTTATGATGACTGTGGAGTAAAACTGACCATTCCTTACCAGGCCAAGGACGTGGAAGGATCTGCTAATCCCCAGATTGGAGATAAG GTTGAGTTCAGTGTTTGTGAAGTGAAGAGAACTGGTCTGCAAACAGCTGTTTCTGTCAGAATGCTTGGACGCAATTATAGTTCCAAGAGGCTTTTGGGATATGTGGCAGCCCTGAAAGATAACTTTGGATTTATTGAAACAGCTAATCATGATAAGGAGATCTTCTTCCACTACAG TGAGTACTGTGGTGATATTGATAGCCTGGAACTTGGAGACACAGTTGAATACAGTTTGTCAAAaggcaaaggaaacaaagtcaGTGCAGAAAAGGTGAACAAAACACATGCAG tgaatggTATCACTGAAGAAGCTGATCCAACTGTTTACTCTGGTAAAGTAATTCGTCCTTTGCGGAGTGTAGATCCCACACAAACTGAATACCAGGGCATGATTGAAGTCATGGAAGATG GTGAGATGAAAGGGGAGTTCTATCCATTTGGAATTGTTGGAATGGCAAACAAAGGTGACTGTCTGCAAAAGGGAGAGACAGTTAAGTTCCAGCTGTGTGTGCTTGGCCAAAATGGGCAGACAATGGCTGTCAACATCACACCATTCCGCAGAGCCACAGTGGAATGTGTGAAAGATCAG TTTGGTTTCATTAACTATGAAGTGGGTGACAGCAAAAAGCTCTTCTTCCATGTCAAAGAAGTTCAGGATGGTGTGGAACTGCAGGCTGGGGATGAAGTGGAGTTCTCAGTAATCCTGAACCAGCGCACAGGGAAATGCAGTGCCTGTAATGTGTGGCGTGTCTG TGAAGGCGCTAAGGCTGTTGCTGCTCCACGACCTGATAGACTTGTTAATCGTTTAAAGAGCATTAATCTGGATGATGCCAATGCTCCTCGTCTAACAGTTCTTCGTCAGCCCAGGGGACCGGATAACTCAAAG ggATTTGGTGCAGAGAGAAAGATCCGTCAAGCTGGTGTTATAGACTGA
- the CSDE1 gene encoding cold shock domain-containing protein E1 isoform X2 — protein sequence MSFDPNLLHNNGHNGYPNGTSAALRETGVIEKLLTSYGFIQCSERQARLFFHCSQYNGNLQELKVGDDVEFEVSSDRRTGKPIAVKLVKIKPEILPEERINGQVVCAVPHNLESKSPAAPGQSPTGSVCYERNGEVFYLTYTPEDVEGNIQLETGDKINFVIDTNKHTGAVSARNIMLLKKKQARCQGVVCAMKEAFGFIERGDVVKEIFFHYSEFKGDLEALQPGDDVEFTIKDRNGKEVATDVRLLPQGTVIFEDISIEHFEGTVTKVIPKVPSKNQNDPLPGRIKVDFVIPKELPFGDKDTKSKVTLLESDHVRFNISTDRRDKLERATNIEVLPNTFQFTNETREMGVIAAMRDGFGFIKCVDRDARMFFHFSEIMDGNQLHISDEVEFTVVPDMLSAQRNHAIRIKKLPKGTVSFHTQSDHRFVGTIDKEATPAKATSPNKGKEKEAEDGIIVYDDCGVKLTIPYQAKDVEGSANPQIGDKVEFSVCEVKRTGLQTAVSVRMLGRNYSSKRLLGYVAALKDNFGFIETANHDKEIFFHYSEYCGDIDSLELGDTVEYSLSKGKGNKVSAEKVNKTHAVNGITEEADPTVYSGKVIRPLRSVDPTQTEYQGMIEVMEDGEMKGEFYPFGIVGMANKGDCLQKGETVKFQLCVLGQNGQTMAVNITPFRRATVECVKDQFGFINYEVGDSKKLFFHVKEVQDGVELQAGDEVEFSVILNQRTGKCSACNVWRVCEGAKAVAAPRPDRLVNRLKSINLDDANAPRLTVLRQPRGPDNSKGFGAERKIRQAGVID from the exons ATGAGCTTTGATCCAAACCTTCTCCACAACAATGGACACAACGGGTACCCCAATGGTACTTCGGCAGCACTGCGTGAGACTGGGGTTATAGAAAAACTGCTGACCTCTTACGGATTCATTCAGTGTTCAGAACGGCAAGCTAGACTGTTCTTCCACTGTTCACAATATAATGGCAACTTACAGGAGCTCAAAGTAGGAG ATGATGTTGAATTTGAGGTGTCTTCTGATCGCCGAACTGGAAAACCCATTGCTGTTAAATTGGTGAAGATCAAACCAGAAATATTACCTGAAGAGCGAATAAATGGACAA GTTGTGTGTGCTGTTCCTCACAATTTAGAGAGTAAATCTCCAGCTGCCCCGGGTCAGAGTCCAACAGGGAGTGTATGCTACGAACGTAATGGG GAAGTGTTTTACCTGACTTACACCCCGGAGGACGTTGAAGGAAATATTCAGCTGGAAACAGGagataaaataaactttgtaaTTGATACAAATAAACA TACTGGTGCTGTAAGTGCTCGTAACATtatgctattaaaaaagaaacaagcccGCTGTCAAGGAGTAGTCTGTGCCATGAAA GAAGCCTTTGGATTTATTGAGAGGGGTGATGTCGTGAAGGAGATATTTTTTCACTATAGTGAATTTAAAGGTGACCTAGAAGCCTTACAGCCTGGTGATGATGTGGAGTTTACaatcaaagacagaaat GGTAAAGAAGTTGCAACAGATGTAAGACTGCTGCCTCAAGGAACTGTTATTTTTGAAGATATCAGCATTGAACACTTTGAAGGAACTGTAACCAAAGTAATTCCAAAAGTACCCAGCAAAAATCAG AATGATCCGTTACCTGGCCGCATCAAAGTTGACTTTGTGATTCCTAAAGAACTTCCATTTGGAGACAAAGATACAAAATCCAAGGTGACTTTGCTGGAAAGTGACCACGTTCGATTCAATATTTCAACAGACAGACGTGACAAACTGGAACGAGCCACCAATATAGAGGTTCTCCCAAATACTTTCCAGTTTACTAATGAAACTAGGGAAATG GGTGTGATTGCAGCAATGAGAGATGGCTTTGGCTTCATTAAATGTGTTGACAGGGATGCTCGTATGTTCTTtcacttcagtgaaattatGGATGGAAACCAACTCCATATTTCTGATGAAGTAGAGTTTACTGTGGTTCCT GATATGCTGTCTGCCCAAAGAAATCATGCTATTAGGATTAAAAAACTTCCGAAGGGCACGGTTTCTTTCCACACCCAGTCAGATCACCGTTTTGTGGGCACTATAGACAAAGAAGCCACTCCAGCTAAAGCCACTAGCCCAAATAAAGGCAAAGAGAAG GAAGCTGAGGATGGAATAATTGTTTATGATGACTGTGGAGTAAAACTGACCATTCCTTACCAGGCCAAGGACGTGGAAGGATCTGCTAATCCCCAGATTGGAGATAAG GTTGAGTTCAGTGTTTGTGAAGTGAAGAGAACTGGTCTGCAAACAGCTGTTTCTGTCAGAATGCTTGGACGCAATTATAGTTCCAAGAGGCTTTTGGGATATGTGGCAGCCCTGAAAGATAACTTTGGATTTATTGAAACAGCTAATCATGATAAGGAGATCTTCTTCCACTACAG TGAGTACTGTGGTGATATTGATAGCCTGGAACTTGGAGACACAGTTGAATACAGTTTGTCAAAaggcaaaggaaacaaagtcaGTGCAGAAAAGGTGAACAAAACACATGCAG tgaatggTATCACTGAAGAAGCTGATCCAACTGTTTACTCTGGTAAAGTAATTCGTCCTTTGCGGAGTGTAGATCCCACACAAACTGAATACCAGGGCATGATTGAAGTCATGGAAGATG GTGAGATGAAAGGGGAGTTCTATCCATTTGGAATTGTTGGAATGGCAAACAAAGGTGACTGTCTGCAAAAGGGAGAGACAGTTAAGTTCCAGCTGTGTGTGCTTGGCCAAAATGGGCAGACAATGGCTGTCAACATCACACCATTCCGCAGAGCCACAGTGGAATGTGTGAAAGATCAG TTTGGTTTCATTAACTATGAAGTGGGTGACAGCAAAAAGCTCTTCTTCCATGTCAAAGAAGTTCAGGATGGTGTGGAACTGCAGGCTGGGGATGAAGTGGAGTTCTCAGTAATCCTGAACCAGCGCACAGGGAAATGCAGTGCCTGTAATGTGTGGCGTGTCTG TGAAGGCGCTAAGGCTGTTGCTGCTCCACGACCTGATAGACTTGTTAATCGTTTAAAGAGCATTAATCTGGATGATGCCAATGCTCCTCGTCTAACAGTTCTTCGTCAGCCCAGGGGACCGGATAACTCAAAG ggATTTGGTGCAGAGAGAAAGATCCGTCAAGCTGGTGTTATAGACTGA
- the NRAS gene encoding GTPase NRas — protein MTEYKLVVVGAGGVGKSALTIQLIQNHFVDEYDPTIEDSYRKQVVIDGETCLLDILDTAGQEEYSAMRDQYMRTGEGFLCVFAINNSKSFADINLYREQIKRVKDSDDVPMVLVGNKCDLPTRTVDTKQAQELAKSYGIPFIETSAKTRQGVEDAFYTLVREIRQYRMKKLNSSEDGNQGCMGLSCIVM, from the exons ATGACCGAGTACAAGCTAGTGGTGGTGGGAGCCGGCGGCGTCGGCAAGAGCGCGCTGACCATCCAGCTCATCCAGAACCACTTCGTGGACGAGTACGACCCCACCATCGAG gaCTCATACAGAAAGCAGGTTGTTATTGATGGAGAGACATGCTTGTTAGATATTCTGGACACTGCAGGACAGGAAGAATATAGTGCTATGCGCGATCAGTACATGAGAACTGGGGAAGGATTCCTCTGCGTGTTTGCCATTAACAACAGTAAATCATTTGCTGATATTAACCTTTACAG agaGCAAATCAAGAGAGTGAAAGATTCAGATGATGTGCCAATGGTTCTGGTTGGGAATAAGTGTGATTTGCCCACAAGAACAGTAGACACAAAACAGGCCCAAGAATTAGCAAAAAGCTATGGAATCCCCTTTATAGAGACATCTGCTAAAACAAGACAG GGTGTTGAAGATGCTTTTTACACGCTGGTGAGAGAGATCCGGCAGTACCGGATGAAAAAGCTCAACAGCAGTGAAGATGGGAATCAAGGCTGCATGGGATTGTCCTGCATTGTGATGTGA